A region from the Aegilops tauschii subsp. strangulata cultivar AL8/78 chromosome 5, Aet v6.0, whole genome shotgun sequence genome encodes:
- the LOC109736384 gene encoding uncharacterized protein, protein MPSWPNSNETSDADDDEYMDEYSSMQMEYFQTPDTVIDPSFSGLVVESDRKCIMHRQRPGRFVAFEGTDTGRRFIGCATTDGVNCGVLEWVDAPWPVILQRCLTKLWDMYHEENLGRVQDKEAHEIEVEKLKKELDSLANQYSQLVDDVSKLFDYQDGQKSHDMDYTSHELKEKKHQLEEQAKIEVQMEKLKLKKEQRCILQSQADIIQNTRKAMKEIQVERDLLKEEKKKLEHVISELLKVGHGSKEKLDKIKQVVMEE, encoded by the exons ATGCCTTCCTGGCCCAACAGCAACGAGACATCCGACGCCGACGATGACGAGTACATGGATGAGTACAGCAGCATGCAAATGGAGTATTTT CAAACTCCTGACACGGTGATAGATCCAAGTTTCAGTGGGCTTGTGGTTGAATCTGACCGTAAGTGCATCATGCACAGGCAGAGACCAGGCAGGTTTGTGGCATTTGAAGGGACTGACACTGGAAGGAGATTCATTGGATGTGCTACTACG GATGGTGTGAACTGTGGTGTTCTGGAGTGGGTAGATGCCCCTTGGCCAGTAATTCTGCAGAGGTGTTTAACCAAGCTGTGGGATATGTATCATGAGGAGAACCTTGGTAGAGTCCAAGACAAAGAAGCTCATGAGATAGAGGTTGAGAAACTGAAGAAGGAGCTGGATTCTCTTGCCAATCAGTACAGTCAGCTTGTGGATGATGTATCCAAGCTGTTTGATTACCAGGATGGGCAGAAATCCCATGACATGGATTACACAAGCCATGAACTTAAGGAGAAGAAGCATCAGCTTGAGGAGCAGGCAAAGATTGAGGTTCAAATGGAGAAGCTTAAGCTGAAGAAAGAACAGAGGTGCATCCTGCAGAGTCAAgctgatatcattcaaaacaccAGGAAGGCCATGAAGGAGATACAAGTGGAGAGAGACCTCcttaaagaagagaagaagaagctggAGCATGTCATTTCTGAGCTACTGAAGGTTGGTCATGGGTCCAAGGAAAAGCTGGACAAGATCAAACAAGTTGTCATGGAGGAGTGA
- the LOC141022551 gene encoding uncharacterized protein, with amino-acid sequence MAAWIQTPTAICSAANLLTIDDPKWGIWFHLEGRDSVVRNMYQSDISFGTLVSLIRSEGCCSDDYMYYVSDAHKGIEGLEKISFEDDVQQMLLHSLNEKSVNIRVVRANELCNADENRDYYFVDHCINTQQSCTKLMDTSKDRKEELKKSVLQREADLNHFEGDTDISEFLSDSDGNSVELQLQAVSSSDDEDRPMAQKLKPVRNPGPTIRSHNEAEKMEKPDWLPEADEKCFPGDYGISDEEDEPEGSYKLPSGRKRRNMKLKERVWFNPKLPNPEEQFCKGLCFTSVYEYRDALRDFHIRTLRNFQYHRNAPDRIIVWCSERAQGCDFYITASKIAHEKTFCIKKCDIVHTCGACAESTKVTTKWLSRSVQEALREDIRSPVDALIKKTKTKFSVDVSRSVAYRARRKAVDVVQGDHKQQYLRLRDYLQAVLDTNPGSRCIVTTFEDPENPAPTPRFKYLFYCLAASKEGFLNGCRPFIAFGVVDKEDGESWTWFLTQLRCCIGSGNKFGTYTIISDRQKVSVLCTNMFDQCGFSTYWNYLSLIMCITNWLMHRACLRQ; translated from the exons ATGGCGGCGTGGATCCAAACCCCGACGGCAATTTGTTCGGCGGCCAACCTCCTGAC TATTGATGACCCAAAATGGGGAATTTGGTTCCATTTAGAAGGCAGAGATTCTGTTGTTAGAAACATGTACCAGTCAGACATATCATTTGGGACTCTGGTATCTCTTATTAGGAGTGAGGGTTGCTGCTCTGATGATTATATGTACTATGTTAGTGATGCTCATAAAGGGATAGAAGGCTTAGAGAAAATATCTTTTGAAGATGATGTGCAGCAGATGTTGCTCCACTCTTTAAATGAAAAGAGTGTGAACATAAGAGTTGTGAGAGCAAATGAGCTGTGTAATGCAGATGAAAACAGAGATTATTATTTTGTTGATCATTGCATTAACACCCAACAAAGTTGCACTAAGTTGATGGATACAAGCAAAGACAGAAAGGAAGAGCTTAAGAAAAGTGTTCTTCAGAGAGAAGCCGACCTCAATCATTTTGAAGGTGACACTGATATATCAGAATTTCTGTCTGATTCAGATGGCAACAGTGTGGAACTGCAACTGCAAGCAGTTTCTTCATCTGATGATGAGGATAGACCAATGGCACAGAAACTAAAGCCAGTGAGAAATCCTGGTCCAACAATTAGATCACACAATGAGGCTGAGAAAATGGAAAAACCAGATTGGTTGCCTGAAGCTGATGAAAAATGTTTTCCTGGTGATTATGGCATTAGTGATGAAGAAGATGAGCCTGAAGGATCCTATAAACTACCAAGTGGTAGGAAGAGAAGGAATATGAAGTTGAAGGAAAGGGTATGGTTCAATCCCAAACTACCAAACCCAGAAGAACAGTTTTGTAAGGGATTGTGCTTCACCAGTGTTTATGAGTACAGAGATGCACTTAGGGATTTTCACATTAGGACATTGAGGAACTTTCAATACCATAGAAATGCCCCAGATAGGATTATTGTTTGGTGCTCAGAGAGAGCACAAGGATGTGATTTTTATATCACTGCCTCTAAAATAGCTCATGAGAAAACTTTCTGCATCAAGAAGTGTGATATTGTGCACACTTGTGGAGCATGTGCAGAGTCCACAAAGGTTACTACAAAGTGGTTGTCCAGATCAGTACAGGAAGCATTGAGAGAAGACATTAGATCTCCTgtggatgcattaattaaaaaGACAAAGACCAAGTTTTCAGTGGATGTGTCAAGGAGTGTGGCATATAGGGCAAGGAGGAAGGCTGTTGATGTGGTGCAAGGTGATCACAAGCAGCAGTATTTGAGGTTAAGAGATTATCTTCAAGCTGTTCTTGATACAAACCCTGGGAGCAGGTGTATAGTGACAACATTTGAAGATCCAGAAAACCCAGCACCTACTCCTAGATTCAAGTATCTTTTCTACTGTTTAGCAGCTTCAAAGGAAGGTTTCCTTAATGGTTGCAGACCATTTATAG CTTTTGGTGTGGTTGACAAGGAAGATGGAGAGAGTTGGACTTGGTTTTTAACTCAGTTGAGATGTTGCATTGGTAGTGGCAACAAGTTTGGAACATACACCATCATATCTGACAGGCAAAAGGTTAGTGTCTTATGCACAAATATGTTTGATCAATGTGGTTTTAGTACCTACTGGAATTATTTAAGTTTGATCATGTGCATTACTAATTGGTTAATGCACAGGGCTTGCTTAAGGCAATAA